The Thalassomonas actiniarum genome contains the following window.
GCACGGAAATAATATGACCGTCTTTTTTTAACAGTTTGACTTTATATCCGGCCTGACCGTTAACCTTGCTGCTTTGTACTTTAAGTACTTTGCCGCCATAGCGGTTTTTGACCTTTTGTGCCGCCTGCTGCTGGGAAATTTTCCTGGAGGATTTCTTGTTACGTTCTTTTTTATTGGCCTTATCCCCCACCGAGGGCAAGTCAACCCCAGGTACCTGATAGCTGCCGATGGCATCACTTGCCTGAGCCTTATGCTGGCCGAGCGACAAACTTGCCAATAAAAACAACATCAAGAGTAAAACGGATCTCATAAATATTACCTGTACGCGAGCTTCTCACCTGAGTGTAAAAGATTGGCCCTGCTAAATAAAGAACTGATAGTCTTTTGAATTTTCCAGCGATTTAACTCGGCTCCTATACCGGGTCCACGGTTACCCTGAGCTTGATCTTTTTGCCCGGGTGATGGCGGGTACGGGTATGATAAATTTCCCCCTGGTACTTATAAGTTACCTCATAACCGCTGATTTCTTCAAAGCTGGTATATGCCTGCCGGCAATGCAGTACCTTGCGATGGCTGGCATGGCGATATCCCGACTTATAGTGGCCGCTATTATGGCTGTGGCGACTTTTCTGGTAGCTGTGATTGCTGTGGCCGATTTCATTGCCCACAGAGCCGCCGATAATCGCCCCGGCAACGGTGCCGACCCCTTTAAGATCCGACTTTTTAAATAACACATGGCCAACGGTACCGCCGATAACAGCCCCGACAACGGTTGCCGCTACTTCATTGCCGGCATAATGCCCCGAACTGCTGTGGTGATGACTCACCCGGCGCCAGCAGCTGTCGTCATGGATATGCTCTACCCGTACTGTCTGGTAAATGGGAGTAGCGGCGATCACTTTGCCCCGGGCATAAAAACTATCGCCGCGGTGATGGCCGGCACTGGCATTTGCTGCTGTCGCTAACAGCGAAATCGTTATTAAAGCTTTGGTTATAATGTTCATTCTTTGCTCCTGAGACAATAACGTCGATAAAGACTTTCTCTGTATATGATGAATAGCTTAACGCTGGCTAACTGAACTGAAGCTGAACGAAACTGAATAAACCGGGAAAACAACACAAATATAAAAAACAAAAAAATCGCAAAAAACAAAGCAAAGCCGATAACCTAAAATAAAGACAGGCACAGCATAAAAACTGCGTAATAAGTTGAGGACAAAAAAATGAAAAAGCCACAAAGAGACGTCACCCTGAGATTTCTGGCAGAGCCCCAGGATGTTAATTTTGGCGGCAAGGTACACGGCGGCGCGGTCATGAAATGGATAGATTTAGCCGCCTACGCCTGCGCCGCCGGCTGGAGTGGCCGTTATTGCGTCACCGCCTATGCCGGCGGCATACGTTTTGTAGCCCCGATCCATGTCGGCAGCCTGGTGGAAGTAGCCGCTAAGGTTATTTATACCGGCTCCTCCTCCATGCATATCGCACTGGAAGTCAATGCCTGCGATCCCAAATCCCTCAACCGCCGCCTGACTACCCATTGCATCGTTATCATGGTGGCGGTGGATGAAACCGGGCACAAAATAGAAATTCCCAAATGGATACCGGAAAGCGAAGCCGATAAAAAGCAGCATCAAAGCGCCCTTAAACTGATGGAGATGCGTAAACAAATCAGCGACGAAATGCAGATCTACCTCGAAGAAGAATAATTTTGACCGCCGGTGGCTGATAATATGCCGACTGCGCTTGTCTGTGCTGCAGTCGGCATACTTTTGCCGCCTTCAGGGGTTATTCGCCGGTTTTTTCATTCTTTTTCCGCCAAAGCTTTCGCCAATTCTTTCATGGCCGCCGCCATTTTTTACCAGCGCCAGTTCTGACAGTAAAAAGTCTTAAGCTGTCCCGAAGACAGTGAAATAAAGCAAACGAGAAATCAGCAACTTATTATAGAGAAGCTAAAACGCGTTGTTTGTTGGCCTTAAACCTGCATTTCTTAACAGGCGTAAAAGAAGTAAAGCCAATAAGAGGTACCAGCGATGACGTTAGCCAAGAATCAAAAAGAATCGAGTTTAGGCGTGCGTATTTATTTGTATATTATCGGTCTGGTGTGCTTAAGCGCCAATGTCTGGTTTGCTTACCAGCTGGATACGCAGCAGCTCCGGGGAACCACCCAGGCACCCCGGATAACACAGGATTTTACTCAGGAAGATAACCACACCCTGGCAGCCGTGATCCCCGCCGAAACAGTGAACAGAAACAGTCATTCCCCCTTAAACTAATGTCCCTTAAACAAATCCCCCGACAAAGCAAGAAAAGCAGTCTTATTGGCACACAGCCCCAGGAAACCGGACATTAAAAAGGGGCCAAATGGCCCCTGATTACAGTCAATAAAGAATTAGGACAATTCCATTTCCTGTACTCTCTCATGCGCAATTTCAGGTGTTGTCATCCCCGGTTTGGCATGAAGGTTGGCCTTTAACTGGCCTTTACGATGCTTCAAAGCGGCATCAAGTTTTTTGGCGGCAAGGGCTATCGCCGGATACATGATATCGTCGGTGCCTGTGGCAGAGATCCTTCCTCCTTCATAGGTCGTTCGCAGTTCAGCCTGATGCTTGCCATGCTCCTTGGAAAGGATAACATCAAGCGAAATAAGTGTTGGAAAATGATTTGCTATCTTGGAGAACTTTTCTTCGATATGCTCTTTGATCGAACTAGTAACATCGACATGGTGACCAGAAAGATTTATTTTCATAGGTATTCCTTTTTTAGTTACTTCACTTTTAACACTTGGGGCAATTGTCATAAAACACAAGTTTTATTTTCAATTTTTTTCTCTTCTTTAAGGTAAACATACTCCTTCGCATGGACGGTGACAAAGCTAAAAATAGCTTTTCTTGATATTAATCAAATAAATATTAAAGGGGAATAGCCAATTAATTTTTTTATTATTTTTTGGCTGATTTTTCCCCTCTGCAGGCCTTTATTTGTCTGGTTTTTACACTGCTATTATGTTTATTGTTTCTCTGCCTGTTTCTCAAGCCAGCTATCAATTAAGTAACGGGCAATCGACTCTTTTCTCGGCAACTGGTAGTTATCCCCTGCATCCCCCCAGTTATCAAAAGTGCTGATCTCTTCGGCGCTGAACCAGCAGGCATCGACGATTTCATCATTATCGATATTAATTTCATCGCTTGTTGCCCGGGCAAAAAAACCTATCATTAATGAATTCGGGAACGGCCAGGGCTGAGAAGCCATATAAGTCACCTGATCCACAACGACCCCGGCCTCTTCAAAAACTTCCCTGGACACAGCTTCCTCCAGGGATTCCCCTGGATCGACAAAACCTGCCAGGGTAGAAACCACTTTTGAGGGAATATTATGATGCTGCGCCAGTAAACATTTGGCTTTCCCCCCGGGGGGCTGATATTCAACCAGCATGATCACCACAGGATCGGTACGGGGAAAGTGCTCTTTCGCGCAAGACTCACTCTGGCATTTTCGCCTGTGGCCGCCATCAAGAGAAAGGGTTTTCCCGCCGCAGTAACCGCAATACTGGCATTGCCTGTGCCAATGATTGAGCGCCCGGCCATAGGCCAGAATAGGGGCTTGCCTCGCCGTGATCAGCGGCAAAGCGCTGCGAAAATCTTTTGCCTGGTATTTATCCGTCAACAAATTATCAAGCAGCTTTTGGGACAGCTCAGATAAATCAAGCACAAAAACCGCCTGCTCGCCGTCCAAACCTAGAAAATAACAGTTACTTGCCTGTGAAATCAGTTGCCCGGTTATCGCCTGCTCCCGGGTAAACTCGGCCAATTTATCTTGTTCAAACAGGCATAAAGAGCGCCACACAGGTAAAAAGACAGTATCCGCTTTATTTTGCTGCTCAAGCAGCCAGTGCTTGCTTTTTCGGGCAGAAGACGCCCGGTTTAACGACATTTGTGAAAAGGTTAATGCTGGACTATTCAAGGTTTTCTCCTTGTTAATACACATAATCTATGAGTCTTCATCATCAGCTTGCTCGCTCGGGGTTGGTTGCTTGCCAGCAAGCTGTTGCTGCCATAAGGCGCTAAACCCCCCCAAAGGTTTTATATGGTTAAATAATTCCTCCCCTAACTCGGTCAGGGCATAACCGCCTGCTTGTTTTTGTACAAACATGGTGGCCTGCAATTCTTTTAACCGGTTGTTAAGCAAGGTCGGGGAGATATTTTCACAGCGGGTTTGTAATTCGCGAAAGGTGCAGGGGTTCTGGCTGAGGTTCCAGAAAATCCCCAAGGTCCAGTTACGCCCTAATAAATCCAGCAGCGCCATAATAGGTTTGCCTGTTTTAGAACCCCGCACCGGTACGCCGGGAAGTGGTAAAGACATGATTGCTTTCCTTAATATGCCCGACAGTTGTTAAAGACCCGACAAACAGCCAAATCCGGACATATGCTTATGCTACATTTTTTGTAGCTTACTACAGAAAATGTAGCAAGGACAAGTAGCAAATATTACCTTTGCGCGATTATTAGCCCGGAAGCAAGTATCCGGAGACTAAGCCCGCCTCAATTAAAAAGACGGGCTAAAACAAATAGGAGTTCTGCTTAGTCCTGATATAACACTACGGCATTGCGGCCTTTTTCCTTGGCCTGGTACAAGGCATTATCCGCCGCTTCAAATATCGATTCCTGGCATTGATTGTTTAAGTCCATTTCAGCGATACCAAAGGTGGCCGTCACCGAGAAACGTTTGTTATTGGCAAGTTTAAACTCTTTTTCCGCCATGGTTTCCCGGATACGCTCAACCATATTGACGATATCCTTGCCGTGAGTGTTGGGAAAGCACAACACAAATTCATCGCCGCCAAAGCGCCCGGCGATGTCTTCCGGACGTTTCACCTGGGTCAGAATCTCACCGAAACTTGCCAGTACCTTATCCCCCGCCTGGTGCCCCAGGGTGTCGTTGATTTGCTTGAAATGATCCAGGTCGCAGACACAAATACACAGAGGCTGTTTATGACGTTTGGCAGCATTTATTGCCTCTGCCAGGCGTTCAAAGAAATAACGGCGGTTGATCAATTTCGTCAGGGGATCATGGGTGGCAAAATAGGCCAGCTCTTCTATCGCCTTTTTCCTGTGCTGCATCACCTGGTACATCATAAACAGCATAATCGTCCCCAGGGAGTACACAAACAGGGTAAAGAGCACCACCCCCTGTATCACCCAGCTTTCATGTTTGTCCACGGCAATCACGGATTGCTGGGTAAAGCGCTGTACTTCATCGCGCAAACTGGTTAATTCCAGGCGCAGCTCTTTTTCTTCTTCATTTAAAATGCGGATCACTTGTTCGGGTATTTTTCCGCCGCCGCTTTTGATGGTGTTGATCATGGCAATCACCTGCTCATGATATTGCTGGTGCTCCTGACCGATTTGGTCCAGCAACTGGTTTACCCGCACCATCTCCGCCCGGGTTTCCGGCTGCCCCAATGACATCAGCGGAATAATAAATTCTTTCAATGTTGCCAGCGCATTATCAAACTTTTTACCGGTACGGATAAAGCTGTCTTCCAGGGTCTGGATCACCACCCCCTGGTGACCGTCGCTTTGCTGATGTAACTTCTCAATTAACAGCGTCTGTTCAAATTGCCGGTCGATAAGGGGCAGCAGCTGAGTCACCAGCGGCAGGTCCTTATTGGCGACATCTTCAAATTCGGTTTTAATTTTATGCATTTGCCAGTAGGCAAAACCGCCATTAACCAGGATTAAAGCGGCGATAGCAAAGGCGATAAGAAAGATATAACGGTTGTTTTTTGTATGTTGCGGCATAAATTCCAAAATCTACAGCAGGAGAAATGCTCAAAGCATAAAAGCCTTAACCGTCAAAGTCCAGCAGATACAAATTCATGTCAACACAAAGGAGCTCAGACCTCCCTTGCCAATTCGGCAATCACCTGGTCTATGCCGTTCGCACGAATCTTAGCACTGATCTCTGCCTGTTTGGCATCGAGTAAGCTGATACCTTCTACCACGATATCAAAGGTTAACCAGCGGTGGGAGTTTTTATTTTTACGCAGGCGAAAGTCCATTTCGATATCCGGTTTACCCGTTTGGCTGATCACCGACTTGACCGAGACAATTTTACGGTTATTTACCTGCTCCTGCTGCTGGAAAGTCACCTGCTGATCTGTGTATTTAGACAACACCTGAACATAACTCTGGCTCAAGTGGTTTTTCATGGCTAACACAAAAGCTTCTCTTTGGGCTTTAGTCATGGTTCTTAAGTTTTTCCCCAAAATCTTAAAAGCAGCATAGCGATGATCAACATAAGGCATTAACTCTTGATCAACGATATTGGCCATCAGCTCAGGCTGGCTTTTCAAGGCTTGTTGTTCGCTGGCGATGCGGGTAAAAAGGTTGTTACCCGCATTGGCAATCACTTGATAGGGGGAGTTTTCATCGGCCAGTGCACTGCCGGCGCCAGATAAACAACTGATAAACAAAAAAACCTTAATAAACCTGAACATAAGCCGTTATTTCCCTGATGATAATAAGCTAAGAAATGAAGAGAGCGACAACGCCTGACTTCAATTATTTTATCTTAGTGATTTTCATCGCTTAAAGCTGTCTTATAAGGTGTTTCTTTGTTTAGAACTGTATGCATTTGTTATAAAGTGTAAGCTGCCTGAGCCCGAACGCGGCTCAGGCGGATTTTTCCGCTTTTTCTTCCGGGGCAAGCACTTGTGTTGTTTGCTGCTTTTCCACCGTCTCAGCCTTAGGAGGAGTCTCGGTTCCCCCCAGGGCTTCAATATTGATGATCGCTGAGCGGTTTAAGGTGATCTTATAACGCTGCAGGTGCAGATCTGACTTGTCTCCCTGCATCAAAACCATATTAATCTGATAACGGCGTTCCACGCTCTGGTTGGTCACCTTAATGCCGTCGAGGGAATATAAGCGCCCGGCGCCTTTTTTCAGGAAGCGGACAAAAGGTGTCAGGTTAAAAAAGATCTCCTGCTTGATTTCATCATAACCGGGTAAAAATTCCTTGGCCACTACCTTAAAGTCACTGCGAAAATGCAATAATCTCGCCGCCTGCTTATTTTGCTGACGCCTTTTTTGGAACAACTTGTCCACTTCCGCGGGCAAATCCCGGTTCTTGATGTATTCAAGCCATAAGGTCTCATTGGCGATACGGTTTTGACTGACGCTATTGGTGAAGACATGCTGCCACTTGGGACGTCCCCGCTGGATTTTGCGCCAGATCAGCTGGGTTAAGTCATCTTTAAAGATTTCCCGCAAACCGTAAATTACCCCGAGCAGGGCCACCAGCGCCAAAGTGACTTCGGCAAAGCTCGAGCGGGCATTTAAGACCAGCATCATTACAAACGCCATCACCACGGCAGTCACCGAGCCGCGCACCAGGCGTTTTAAGTTGGTATCCAAAGAGCGGGTATCTTTTTTAAACACCACCCCGTATTCGATCAATCTTTGCAGCAGGCGCATTTTGTTGGTGATACGGTTAGGGTCATCTAAGGTAATTTGCGAATTATATTGGTTTTTATTGCGGTAGCTGCTTTCACTGCGGCATAAGGCCAGCAATTGCTCTCTTGCTTCCGTCTGTCCGCTGCTGCTCGGGCCTTTTGCCAGCAATTTCAAAAAAGACTGCTCCACATGCCAGCTCAGGTAATTATCGGCATTTTCAAAGTAAGAGCTGAGTTTTTTATCCGGCGGCGTATAACGGCGTAACTTCTTCAGCAGCGAAGCCGACTGCTCTGCCAACTCCAGCGCCTGCTGGTAAAATGATTCCGGCTCCTTAATTTTCAGGGTCTGCTTGATATCGGCATCCAGGGCGATACGGATCTGATAAGAAAACAAATTCAGGTTCAACCGGTAATCCCTTTGTTCCCCTTTGGTTTGGCTGATAAAACGACTGCGCACCAGCGGCAGGTGGAGCTGATCGGAATAGTAG
Protein-coding sequences here:
- a CDS encoding PepSY domain-containing protein, with translation MRSVLLLMLFLLASLSLGQHKAQASDAIGSYQVPGVDLPSVGDKANKKERNKKSSRKISQQQAAQKVKNRYGGKVLKVQSSKVNGQAGYKVKLLKKDGHIISVLVDGSSGKIKGN
- a CDS encoding acyl-CoA thioesterase, producing the protein MKKPQRDVTLRFLAEPQDVNFGGKVHGGAVMKWIDLAAYACAAGWSGRYCVTAYAGGIRFVAPIHVGSLVEVAAKVIYTGSSSMHIALEVNACDPKSLNRRLTTHCIVIMVAVDETGHKIEIPKWIPESEADKKQHQSALKLMEMRKQISDEMQIYLEEE
- the nudC gene encoding NAD(+) diphosphatase, with amino-acid sequence MNSPALTFSQMSLNRASSARKSKHWLLEQQNKADTVFLPVWRSLCLFEQDKLAEFTREQAITGQLISQASNCYFLGLDGEQAVFVLDLSELSQKLLDNLLTDKYQAKDFRSALPLITARQAPILAYGRALNHWHRQCQYCGYCGGKTLSLDGGHRRKCQSESCAKEHFPRTDPVVIMLVEYQPPGGKAKCLLAQHHNIPSKVVSTLAGFVDPGESLEEAVSREVFEEAGVVVDQVTYMASQPWPFPNSLMIGFFARATSDEINIDNDEIVDACWFSAEEISTFDNWGDAGDNYQLPRKESIARYLIDSWLEKQAEKQ
- a CDS encoding glycine zipper 2TM domain-containing protein — protein: MNIITKALITISLLATAANASAGHHRGDSFYARGKVIAATPIYQTVRVEHIHDDSCWRRVSHHHSSSGHYAGNEVAATVVGAVIGGTVGHVLFKKSDLKGVGTVAGAIIGGSVGNEIGHSNHSYQKSRHSHNSGHYKSGYRHASHRKVLHCRQAYTSFEEISGYEVTYKYQGEIYHTRTRHHPGKKIKLRVTVDPV
- a CDS encoding GGDEF domain-containing protein; amino-acid sequence: MPQHTKNNRYIFLIAFAIAALILVNGGFAYWQMHKIKTEFEDVANKDLPLVTQLLPLIDRQFEQTLLIEKLHQQSDGHQGVVIQTLEDSFIRTGKKFDNALATLKEFIIPLMSLGQPETRAEMVRVNQLLDQIGQEHQQYHEQVIAMINTIKSGGGKIPEQVIRILNEEEKELRLELTSLRDEVQRFTQQSVIAVDKHESWVIQGVVLFTLFVYSLGTIMLFMMYQVMQHRKKAIEELAYFATHDPLTKLINRRYFFERLAEAINAAKRHKQPLCICVCDLDHFKQINDTLGHQAGDKVLASFGEILTQVKRPEDIAGRFGGDEFVLCFPNTHGKDIVNMVERIRETMAEKEFKLANNKRFSVTATFGIAEMDLNNQCQESIFEAADNALYQAKEKGRNAVVLYQD
- a CDS encoding MlaC/ttg2D family ABC transporter substrate-binding protein, producing the protein MFRFIKVFLFISCLSGAGSALADENSPYQVIANAGNNLFTRIASEQQALKSQPELMANIVDQELMPYVDHRYAAFKILGKNLRTMTKAQREAFVLAMKNHLSQSYVQVLSKYTDQQVTFQQQEQVNNRKIVSVKSVISQTGKPDIEMDFRLRKNKNSHRWLTFDIVVEGISLLDAKQAEISAKIRANGIDQVIAELAREV
- the hpf gene encoding ribosome hibernation-promoting factor, HPF/YfiA family; protein product: MKINLSGHHVDVTSSIKEHIEEKFSKIANHFPTLISLDVILSKEHGKHQAELRTTYEGGRISATGTDDIMYPAIALAAKKLDAALKHRKGQLKANLHAKPGMTTPEIAHERVQEMELS
- a CDS encoding winged helix-turn-helix transcriptional regulator; translated protein: MSLPLPGVPVRGSKTGKPIMALLDLLGRNWTLGIFWNLSQNPCTFRELQTRCENISPTLLNNRLKELQATMFVQKQAGGYALTELGEELFNHIKPLGGFSALWQQQLAGKQPTPSEQADDEDS